The window ACACGATCATGCGTGGTCATGAAAGTCACCTTAGTGAAGAAAAATCTGCCGCGAAGGATACCACTGCCACTGAGAGATACACAAAATCATTGGGGATGCGCGAGGATTCAATGACGATCTACCGGCTGCCAACCAGCTATCCGGACATGGCATTGAAGCCCCTTACCAGCATCTTGAGCCGTATTGCCACCAGGACAACAGTGCGTTATAGTGTTTACATAATGTGAACACGTGAAGGGAATCTCTCAGTGCACATCATCTCCAAAGAGCCATTTGAGCAAGCGGCGCGGTTATTTCCAAACGACGCCATGGCCATTAGGGCGCTGTATCGCCTGGTAAGCGAAACAGACTTCAAATCGCCCGATGAGTTGCGCACCGCCGTGCCGAGTCTCGACAATTTTAAGTACCGGAACAAATGGTGGGTTTTAGATGTGGGTGGTCATAATTTGCGAGTTATCGCCTACATCAACTTTGTGAATAAACGCTTCTACGTGAAGCACATCGCCACCCACGCTGAATACGATAAGCTGACTCGCTACTATCGGGAGAACAAAGAATGATCGCCGACACCACTAAAGCTATCGAAGCAACGAAGCAACTGGTAGCTGCCGTCCCTCTGCTGGGGGGCAGCACCTCAGAGAAAGACTACCGCGACGCGCTGGAGCTGGTGGAGTACCTGATCGACCACGACGACGAGAACCCGCTGATCGACTTCCTGGCAGCCAAGATTGCGGATTACGAGGACAACAGCGAACAGTTTGCGGAGTTCAACAAACGCATTGCAGAGATTCCGGTTGGCGTCGCGCTACTGCGCACCCTGATTGACCAGCATCAGCTCTCCTACTCCGACCTGAAGAATGAGATTGGATCCAAATCGCTGGTGAGCCAGATCCTTTCCGGCCAGCGCTCCCTGACGATCTCACACATCAAGGCGCTTTCGGAGCGGTTCGGCATCAAGCCGCAGTGGTTTCTCTGATCTCCACCGCCAGCCCGCGTCACGGCGGGCTGTAACTTTCCGCAGAAAAACGTTAACGCGCCAAAAACTCGCTCCCTTCCCCCCTTTTTAAACATCTACGGACGGCGCAAGCCAGCAATGGTCCCCCACGGTAAGGTCCAGGTATGCC is drawn from Citrobacter rodentium NBRC 105723 = DSM 16636 and contains these coding sequences:
- a CDS encoding type II toxin-antitoxin system HigB family toxin; its protein translation is MHIISKEPFEQAARLFPNDAMAIRALYRLVSETDFKSPDELRTAVPSLDNFKYRNKWWVLDVGGHNLRVIAYINFVNKRFYVKHIATHAEYDKLTRYYRENKE
- a CDS encoding helix-turn-helix domain-containing protein, with the protein product MIADTTKAIEATKQLVAAVPLLGGSTSEKDYRDALELVEYLIDHDDENPLIDFLAAKIADYEDNSEQFAEFNKRIAEIPVGVALLRTLIDQHQLSYSDLKNEIGSKSLVSQILSGQRSLTISHIKALSERFGIKPQWFL